From Thermomonas sp. XSG, one genomic window encodes:
- the radC gene encoding DNA repair protein RadC produces MHIRDWPETERPREKLLARGPGSLSDAELLALFLGSGIAGSDAVASARGLLAGQGGLRRLLDRDAKALTGLRGIGPARACLLAAALELGHRHLAAQLERGEALGDPACAGRYFAQRLRGQPHEVFAVLYLDTRHRALGFEELFRGGIDGAEVHPRILVQRALAHGAAAAIIGHNHPSGSPDPSAADRAVTTRIKQALALVDVRLLDHFVVGDGPPTSMAQLGLV; encoded by the coding sequence ATGCATATCCGCGACTGGCCCGAAACCGAACGCCCCCGCGAAAAGCTGCTGGCCCGCGGCCCCGGCAGCCTGTCCGACGCCGAGCTGCTGGCGCTGTTCCTCGGCTCCGGCATCGCCGGCAGCGACGCCGTGGCCAGCGCGCGCGGCCTCTTGGCCGGCCAGGGCGGCCTGCGCCGGCTGCTGGACCGCGACGCCAAGGCGCTGACCGGCTTGCGCGGCATCGGCCCGGCCCGCGCCTGCCTGCTGGCGGCGGCACTGGAACTGGGCCATCGCCACCTGGCCGCGCAGCTTGAACGCGGCGAGGCGCTGGGCGATCCCGCCTGCGCCGGCCGCTACTTCGCGCAGCGCCTGCGCGGGCAACCGCACGAGGTGTTCGCGGTGCTCTACCTGGACACGCGCCACCGCGCGCTGGGCTTCGAGGAGCTGTTCCGCGGCGGCATCGACGGCGCCGAAGTGCACCCGCGCATCCTCGTCCAGCGCGCGCTGGCCCACGGTGCGGCGGCGGCCATCATCGGCCACAACCATCCCAGCGGCAGTCCCGATCCGAGTGCCGCCGACCGGGCGGTGACCACGCGCATCAAGCAGGCACTGGCGCTGGTGGACGTGCGGCTGCTGGACCACTTCGTGGTCGGCGACGGCCCGCCCACCTCGATGGCGCAGCTCGGGCTGGTCTGA
- the dut gene encoding dUTP diphosphatase produces MSQRTLQVKVLDPRIGGEWPLPDYATAHSAGLDLRAALDAPLELAPGQAVLVPSGLAIHIGDPGLCAMILPRSGLGHKHGIVLGNGTGLIDADYQGPLMVSLWNRSATAFTVEPGDRIAQLVLMPVVRAALQVVDTFEESARGQGGFGHTGVR; encoded by the coding sequence ATGAGCCAACGCACGCTGCAGGTGAAAGTGCTGGACCCGCGCATCGGCGGCGAATGGCCGCTGCCCGACTATGCCACCGCGCACAGCGCCGGACTGGACCTGCGTGCCGCGCTGGACGCACCGCTGGAGCTGGCCCCCGGGCAGGCCGTGCTGGTGCCGTCGGGGCTGGCCATCCACATCGGCGATCCCGGGCTGTGCGCGATGATCCTGCCGCGCTCTGGGCTGGGGCACAAGCACGGCATCGTGCTGGGCAACGGTACCGGACTGATCGACGCCGACTACCAGGGGCCGCTGATGGTCAGCCTGTGGAATCGCAGCGCCACCGCCTTCACCGTGGAGCCCGGCGACCGCATCGCCCAGCTTGTGCTGATGCCGGTGGTGCGTGCCGCGCTGCAGGTGGTGGATACTTTCGAGGAGAGCGCACGCGGACAGGGCGGCTTCGGCCACACCGGCGTGCGCTGA